A segment of the Alphaproteobacteria bacterium genome:
GGCCGCCAAGATCGGCCAGTCCTATCTTTCGCAAATCGAGTTGGGCGCCCGCGAAGGCACCCTCGAGACCATGGCCAAACTGGCCCGCGCGCTGGGGGTTGATCTCGACGATCTGGTGCCGGCACTCCAGGACGAGGACTGACACAGCCCCCTCCACCGCAGCCGTCGCAGCTTTGGGACGACGGCCTGATCGGTCCCCTCGATACCCGCAACGTCTCTTGGCATTTCGCCAGAAGTTGTGTATAATTTACACAATATTGGGAGTCTGGGCCATTCTCAGCAGTCGGGAGATCATCAAGAAACTCCGCCAGGCTGGCTGGGTTCTGGATACCGTCAACGGTAGCCATCACCACTTTCGGCATCCGGCGCGCGCCGGCAAGGTAACCGTGACGCATCCCGCCAAGGACACGCCGATCGGCACGATCCGTTCGATCGAAAAGCAATCCGGCGTCAAACTGAGGTAGAGGAGAGGAACGATGGAAACCGCTTTCTACGTCGGCATCATCGAACGCGGCGAGAGTAATTTCGGGATATTCTTTCCTGATTTTCCCGGCTGCACATCGGTCGCTGACAGTGTGCCTGAAGTTGCGGCGAGCGGTAGCGAGGCGCTCCGCCTCCATGTCGACCTCATGCTGCGCGACGGCGAGGAGATCCCAGCGGCCACCAACCCTGCCGACATCGAGACCGACCCCGACAACGACGTGGTGACCCCGTTGCTGGTACCGCTCAACCTGCCGGGCAAGGCTGTACGGCTCAACGTCAGCGTCGAGGAAAGCCTGCTTGCGGCCATCGACGCGGCGGCCGCAGCCGAGGGACTGAGCCGTTCGGCCTACCTGGCCGAAGCTGCCCGCCAGCGCCTGGCCAGGAACTGATAGCGATAGCGGATGGCGAGAAATCCGGGCTAAGCTTGGCGATCTCTCATCGTCAGCAGAGTTGGAGACCTCCCATGCCCCTGGAAAGCGATGACCTCCGCGAAACCGTCGAGCAGTTGGGCGCGTCGATCGCCGCCGCCCAGGTTGCCGCGGCTATCGTCCGCAACCGCGAAATCATCAGCCCCGACACGGCGGCCGTAGTCTACCGAGACGTGCGCAACGCGCTGGCGAAAAGGGCCGGCGGCTAGACCCCTTCCGCCGGCCCAGAGGGCTTGGGGTAAGGGCGGTAAACTTTGCTGCGCTGCAACAAGCGAGATCTTGTCCAGGTTCCCGACAGGAGCCATATTTATGGTACAAAAGGAATTGTGCTGTACGTTCTAGGATATCGAGATCGGCAGCTTGGGAGGGGTACATGCCGCGTGTGCTTCGGTGCTACGCCGAAGGTCAGGACGATGGCTGGGAAGCCATCTGCCTCGACCTCGACCTGGCCGCCCAGGGCTCAACTTTCGAGCACGTCTACCATGAGATG
Coding sequences within it:
- a CDS encoding type II toxin-antitoxin system HicA family toxin, which encodes MGVWAILSSREIIKKLRQAGWVLDTVNGSHHHFRHPARAGKVTVTHPAKDTPIGTIRSIEKQSGVKLR
- a CDS encoding type II toxin-antitoxin system HicB family antitoxin, whose protein sequence is METAFYVGIIERGESNFGIFFPDFPGCTSVADSVPEVAASGSEALRLHVDLMLRDGEEIPAATNPADIETDPDNDVVTPLLVPLNLPGKAVRLNVSVEESLLAAIDAAAAAEGLSRSAYLAEAARQRLARN